One part of the Cyclobacteriaceae bacterium genome encodes these proteins:
- the maf gene encoding septum formation protein Maf: MNFKHPLILASSSPRRQYLMKEAGFQFTIEKPEVDESFPPTLPVEQVARYLALKKAEYFRGAIQHQIVVTADTVVILENQILNKPENRIEAIGMLEKLSRKTHRVMTGVCILSAEKEESFDDTTEVTFKKLSREEIEYYVDHYKPYDKAGAYGAQDFIGMIAIERIVGSYFNVMGLPIHKVYTHLINW, from the coding sequence ATGAATTTCAAACACCCGCTTATTCTCGCTTCTAGCTCTCCGCGCAGGCAATACCTGATGAAGGAAGCAGGCTTTCAGTTCACCATTGAAAAGCCCGAGGTTGACGAATCGTTTCCGCCAACGTTGCCCGTTGAGCAAGTTGCCCGTTACCTGGCTTTAAAAAAAGCCGAATACTTCCGGGGGGCAATCCAACATCAAATTGTGGTGACGGCCGATACCGTGGTGATCCTTGAAAACCAAATCCTAAATAAACCCGAAAACCGTATCGAGGCCATTGGCATGTTGGAAAAACTAAGCCGAAAAACGCACCGGGTAATGACGGGTGTTTGTATCCTGTCGGCTGAAAAAGAAGAGAGCTTTGACGATACCACTGAAGTAACTTTTAAAAAACTTTCCCGCGAGGAAATCGAGTACTATGTCGATCATTACAAACCTTACGACAAAGCGGGTGCCTATGGCGCACAGGATTTTATCGGCATGATTGCCATTGAGAGAATTGTCGGGTCGTATTTTAATGTGATGGGGTTGCCCATTCACAAAGTGTACACGCACCTGATCAACTGGTGA
- a CDS encoding CPBP family intramembrane metalloprotease: protein MKKLWQYLLNHLKSDFKPRAYLYIATFLALSIVLNYYFDFEDNVIDRQQGILKFSLFFITHAGAYFIPVLILKAFKTDSIKLNSQFWIRSVLALALLSADRSLLLVETYIFKLLDARVFLWGFKVINNLAGLLYIMLPLYIFYKLKDIQSKNFYGLSQGSSAVLKPYLIILATMLPVIVAASFLPGFQKQYPMYITTTAPSYLGIPEWLTVAGYELAYALNFVTIEFFYRGFLVLGMLACLGRSAILPMACLYCSLHFGKPMPEAISSIFGGYILGVFAYETKSIWGGVVVHVGIAWMMEIAAFMQSLYHR, encoded by the coding sequence ATGAAAAAACTCTGGCAGTATCTTCTAAACCATCTAAAATCCGATTTTAAACCTCGCGCCTATTTGTACATAGCCACGTTTCTGGCACTAAGCATTGTGCTTAATTATTACTTCGATTTTGAAGACAACGTAATTGACCGGCAACAGGGCATACTGAAATTCTCCCTCTTCTTTATTACTCATGCTGGTGCTTATTTCATTCCTGTATTAATACTGAAAGCATTTAAAACTGATTCCATAAAACTTAACAGTCAGTTCTGGATAAGAAGTGTGCTGGCCCTGGCTTTATTAAGCGCAGACCGCAGCCTGCTGCTGGTTGAAACCTATATATTTAAATTGCTGGATGCCCGGGTTTTTCTGTGGGGTTTTAAAGTAATCAATAACCTGGCTGGGTTACTGTACATTATGTTGCCCCTGTATATCTTTTATAAACTTAAGGATATACAGTCCAAAAACTTTTACGGCCTTTCGCAGGGCTCATCCGCTGTACTGAAGCCTTATCTTATTATTCTGGCAACTATGCTTCCGGTTATTGTTGCAGCGTCATTTTTGCCCGGGTTTCAAAAACAATACCCGATGTACATCACCACAACAGCACCTAGCTACCTCGGCATTCCCGAATGGTTAACCGTTGCCGGTTATGAACTGGCCTATGCCCTTAACTTTGTAACGATCGAATTTTTTTACAGGGGGTTTCTCGTACTGGGCATGCTGGCCTGTCTCGGCCGCTCGGCCATTTTGCCTATGGCCTGTTTGTATTGTTCGCTACACTTTGGAAAACCTATGCCCGAAGCCATCAGCTCAATTTTTGGCGGCTACATCCTGGGTGTGTTCGCTTATGAAACAAAAAGTATATGGGGCGGTGTTGTCGTTCATGTTGGCATTGCCTGGATGATGGAAATCGCTGCATTCATGCAATCCCTTTATCACCGGTAA